The following proteins are encoded in a genomic region of Dyadobacter sp. UC 10:
- a CDS encoding T9SS type A sorting domain-containing protein codes for MRKLLVLFSLLILLAGCDKPQVETDLLLVAYPNPATSQIAVYIKNDQRQACTIRIFDPNAKQISELKVEAGIPTDGIRFDLEGQDRGIYQVVVEIGGTTLVEKFYKV; via the coding sequence ATGAGAAAGCTACTAGTATTATTTTCTCTATTGATCTTATTGGCAGGCTGCGACAAGCCGCAGGTAGAAACGGATCTTTTGCTGGTCGCTTACCCCAATCCGGCTACCAGTCAGATTGCTGTTTATATAAAAAACGATCAGCGCCAGGCTTGCACGATCCGCATATTCGACCCCAATGCAAAGCAGATCAGCGAGCTGAAAGTAGAAGCTGGTATTCCAACCGACGGCATTAGGTTCGATCTGGAAGGTCAGGACAGAGGTATTTATCAGGTTGTCGTGGAAATAGGAGGTACTACGCTGGTCGAAAAATTTTATAAGGTATGA